CAAAACCCTCCATAAATCCACCTCACTCTGCCGTCTTTTTTATACGGATTTTATGAAATACCCTCTGGCCGGAGTTGTCGGCAAGAATTTTCCTTCCGGCTTCACTTGACACCGCGAGAAAAATTTCACTAAAAAGTAGGCCGAAGCCGTCACAAGAACTAACTTTTATTGCTTTCGAGAGGAAGGTACCATGAAGAAACTGGCTTTTTTGATGGTTTTTGCAATACTTTTTGTCTCTTCGCCAAAGGGTTTTGCTCAGGAAGAGGAGATTATTATCAACTCATCGCTCTACCCGAAGCATACAATGCCCCTTGTAAGGTTTCCTCACATGCTTCACTTTGATGATTTGGGTTATGATTGTACGGAGTGTCATCATCTTTACAAAAACGGCGAAAATATCTGGACCGACGGAGATGAAACGTCCTGTCAGGTCTGTCATAACGAACCGACGGTGAAAAACGAAAAGAGGCTTCCTCCTCCTCAGCAAAAACTGAATCTGAAGCTTTCTTATCACGGGCTCTGCATTGACTGCCATCGCAAGTACAATCACGAAAACAACACCAAAGCAGCTCCCATAACGTGTCAGGGCTGCCATACGATAAAAGAAGGGCAGTAGCCCCGGCTTTTTGTCTCTCTGGCCTTTTCTTATCGTTGACTGATAAGAAAGGATTAATGTAAAAGGCAAGTGCTGTTCTGTTGTCAGGTGCCCGGTAGAGGGCTTAAAAGGGAAGTCCGGTGAGAATCCGGCACGGACCCACCGCTGTGAGCGGGGACGAAACCCGCAGAAGGCCACTCCTTCAGGGGGAAGGCGCGGGGAGTAGGAAGATCCGC
This sequence is a window from Thermodesulforhabdus norvegica. Protein-coding genes within it:
- a CDS encoding cytochrome c3 family protein, giving the protein MKKLAFLMVFAILFVSSPKGFAQEEEIIINSSLYPKHTMPLVRFPHMLHFDDLGYDCTECHHLYKNGENIWTDGDETSCQVCHNEPTVKNEKRLPPPQQKLNLKLSYHGLCIDCHRKYNHENNTKAAPITCQGCHTIKEGQ